CGTGGAGGATGTCGGGGATCCCGCACATCGCCCAGCCGGGATCCGGCTTCCTCCAGATCGCTTGCCGGAGTGCGAGTGCGGTGTTCATCGCCGATGGGGCGCCGGTGAAGACGGTGTATCCGCAGATGGCACGGGAGTAGTCGTCCATGATCACGGTCAGCCAGGGGCGGTCGGGCTTCCCGCCGGCGCCGACGATGAGGACGTCGAGCTCGGTGTGGTCGGCCTGCCACGTCTGGTTGGGGCGCTCCGCCCGGCGCCGATACACGAGCTCGTGCCGATCCCGATACGACGCCGGCCCCTCCAGGGCCAGCGTCACCAGCGCGGGGTCGAGCGCCTGCACGATCTCCCGCACCGTGGAGTAGCTCGGGACCGGGTCCCCGCGCTGCTGCGCGTCCGTGGCGGCGAGGCGGTGCAGGGTCGCGATGCTCGGACGGGGCTTGGTCAGCGCGAGCCGTTCGATGAACGTGACCGTCGCGGCCGCTGTCCGCCGCCGGCCCGCGTCGATCCGGGACCTGGAGTCGAGGGCAGTGATGCCGCCGGCGCAGTAGAGGTGGTGCCAGCGCTGCAGGGTCCGCGCGCTGATCCCGGTGGTCCGGGCGAGAGCTGCGAGCGGGATCTGGTCTTCGACATGCAGTCGAAGAACGCGCCACCGCTCGAGCCCGTCCACCCCGGCACCTACATCGCGGCGCTCTCGCGCGCAGCGTTCGACTGGTGCCGGTACAACGTCGCGCGGCTCCACCCGACGAGACGGGCCGCGTCCTCCGCGGTCCGGCCACGGGCTCGCGCATCGGTCGCGATCTGGAGCTTGTCGGCGATGACGGCCGGATCCGACAAGGGGCGGCCGAAGCGGGTCCCGTTGTCGCGCGCGACGGCGATGCCGGCGTTGACGCGCTCGACGATGAGCTCGCGCTCGTACTCGGCCAGGCTCGCGAGCATGCCCAGCATCAGCCGGCCCGAGGTCGTCGCCGGATCGATGCCGTCGGAGATGGAGCGGATCTGCACGCCCCGTTCGCGCAGCATCTTCACGGTGCTGAGGACGTCGAGCATCGAGCGGCCTAGACGGTCGATGCGCCAGACGACGATGGTGTCGCCGTCCTCGGCGTACTCGAGCAGCTTCTTCATCCCCGGCCGATCGATCGCGGCCCGGCTGCCGGAGGTGACGTCGGCGAACACGTCCCGCTTCTGCACGCCGTCCTTCACCAGCGCGTCGAGCTGGAGCTGCGCATCCTGACTCGTCGTGCTCACCCGCGTGTATCCCAGAAGCCTCACCCGAGCAGTCTGCCTCAGAAATACCCACGGTGGGGCTCTTCGAGACACTTTGCGGTGAGACGACTTGACGAGACGTCCGGCCCCCAGTGAACAGGCTCAGTCGACGCGGCTCGGAGGCGCAGATCATGGTGTCTCGAAAAGCTATTGCTTTTCGAGATGGATCGTGAAGAGCGCATGCGCAGGGTGAGAGGTGCATACTTGAGGGGTCTCACGACCCGGCAGAGGGGCTTGCCGGATCCAACTTCGACGCTCGTCGACAACAGTCCCTATCTCAGCTGGTCGCGCTAGGCGCGCCCGAGATAGGGAGAGCGATGTCCGAGCCTGTCGGTACCGGCCCCATCGTGGTCGGTCTGCAACCGGGATACGTATCTGGGGTCGTTGAGGTCGCCGCGTCGTACGCCGCACGCCTTGGTTCGTCTCTAGTGTGCGTGAGCGTCGATCCTGCGTTCGTGGATACCGGGACTCGGGACGACGGGTCCGAGATGCTCGAGCCGTTGGACTCCGACACCGACGACTCCGCCCCGAGGACGCTGTCCGCCTCAGAGGAAGAGGAAGTGCGGGCCGTGGCCGCGCGAGCGGGAGTAACCGTGGAGCTCCTGGCCGGAGTCGGCGACCCAGCCCGGGCGCTCATCAGGGCTGCGGAGCAGCGGGATGCGTCGATGCTGGTCATCGGTAGCCGAAGTGGAGCGCGTCGCATCGCCGAGTTCTTCTCGGGATCCGTCGCCGCGCAGCTGGTGCACCACCAGCACCGTCCGGTGCTCGTGATCCCGACCGACCCGATCGGATTTCACGCGTCACCGCCTCAGCAGGATCTCTGATGGGCCTGCTGGTGCTTCTGCGCCACGGGGAGAGCACTGCGAACGCGGCCGGGATCTTCACGGGCTTGCAGGACGTCCCGTTGACGCGGCAAGGCGTGGCGGAAGCGCGCCGCGCCGGATCTGCGATGGCGAGACAGGGGATCCGGCCGGATCTGGTCCTCACCTCCACGCTGCAGCGCTCGATCCACACGGCGGAGGTCGTGACGGATGTGCTGGGCCTGGACGTGCGGACCGAGCAGCGGTGGGAGCTGAATGAGCGCAACTACGGTGCGCTGACCGGGATGACCAAAGCGCATGCGCGGACGGTCCTGGGCGAGGAGCGGTTCTTCGCGGTGCGTCGGACCCGCACCGGCCGACCCCCGCGGATGTCGGTGACAGCCTGGATGCGTCTTCGGCGTACGCCGGCTCTGCGGAATCTGCCGTGGGCAGCGGTGCGGCGGACCGAGGCGCTGGCGGACGTCATCTTGCGCGTGCAGCCTTTCCTCGTCGCGCAGGTCTTGCCCGAACTGCGCCTGGGTCGGACAGTGGTGCTGATCGCACATGGGAACTCCCTTCGCGCGGTCTGCGCCTGCGTCGACGAGCTGACCGATGGTGAGCTCGCCCAGTTGAATCTCCCCACCGCGCAGCCCCTCATGTACCGCTTCGATGCGGCGACGGGTTTCGGTCCACGGGGTGGCGAGTACATCGATCCGGACGCACAGGAAGCAGCAGCGGCCGTCGCTGCCGAGGGGGGAACATGACCACGCGATCGCACGACGCCGCAACGGGTGGGCAGTTGCCTGATGACCCCGACGTCGACGTCGATGACCCCACGACCTCACCGCAACCGGTGCACCTGCGCTGGCGGTACCTCGGACTCGTCGCGCTCGGCGGCACGGTCGGCACCGGAGCGCGAGAGACCATCAGCTACGTCTTCCCTGCCGCCGACGGGGTGTCCTGGGCGATCTTCTGGATCAACGTCACCGGTGCGCTCCTACTCGGGCTGCTGCTGGAGCATCTCGCACATCGAGGCCCTGACGAAGGCCGCCGCCGCACCACCCGGCTGCTCATGGGGACCGGAGCGCTCGGCGGGTTCACGACCTACAGCGCCCTCGCGTCCAGCACGGCCGCCCTGATCCTCGACG
The sequence above is a segment of the Clavibacter michiganensis subsp. tessellarius genome. Coding sequences within it:
- a CDS encoding recombinase family protein — its product is MRLLGYTRVSTTSQDAQLQLDALVKDGVQKRDVFADVTSGSRAAIDRPGMKKLLEYAEDGDTIVVWRIDRLGRSMLDVLSTVKMLRERGVQIRSISDGIDPATTSGRLMLGMLASLAEYERELIVERVNAGIAVARDNGTRFGRPLSDPAVIADKLQIATDARARGRTAEDAARLVGWSRATLYRHQSNAARESAAM
- a CDS encoding universal stress protein; translation: MSVDPAFVDTGTRDDGSEMLEPLDSDTDDSAPRTLSASEEEEVRAVAARAGVTVELLAGVGDPARALIRAAEQRDASMLVIGSRSGARRIAEFFSGSVAAQLVHHQHRPVLVIPTDPIGFHASPPQQDL
- a CDS encoding 2,3-bisphosphoglycerate-dependent phosphoglycerate mutase; protein product: MGLLVLLRHGESTANAAGIFTGLQDVPLTRQGVAEARRAGSAMARQGIRPDLVLTSTLQRSIHTAEVVTDVLGLDVRTEQRWELNERNYGALTGMTKAHARTVLGEERFFAVRRTRTGRPPRMSVTAWMRLRRTPALRNLPWAAVRRTEALADVILRVQPFLVAQVLPELRLGRTVVLIAHGNSLRAVCACVDELTDGELAQLNLPTAQPLMYRFDAATGFGPRGGEYIDPDAQEAAAAVAAEGGT
- a CDS encoding fluoride efflux transporter FluC, encoding MTTRSHDAATGGQLPDDPDVDVDDPTTSPQPVHLRWRYLGLVALGGTVGTGARETISYVFPAADGVSWAIFWINVTGALLLGLLLEHLAHRGPDEGRRRTTRLLMGTGALGGFTTYSALASSTAALILDDHALVGAGYALLTVVTGALATTIGLVTARALRPRGAHS